In a genomic window of Mucilaginibacter sp. KACC 22063:
- a CDS encoding sensor histidine kinase: protein MKRPFVIFYAIIIYAVAELFWWGYMLVRLQPGRFGMILGEGAVFIAVFLVGAYNLHKSINKERRLQEQKKNFLLSVTHELKSPLASIKLYMETIQKRKLNHEQIMDFTGKCLVDVDRLNDMVENMLLAAKIENSSYTFPKEKFNISVLVDSVVNRLQINKCDFTQQLINAEIEPKLEITGDKFALSSVVTNLIENAIKYSQPCSEVNVRLFKKDGQVYLMVADHGIGIADEEKTRIFDRFYRVGSEDTRNTKGTGLGLYIVKQVLDKHQATINVKDNQPAGSVFEVVFG from the coding sequence ATGAAAAGGCCTTTTGTAATTTTTTATGCAATCATCATTTATGCCGTTGCCGAACTGTTTTGGTGGGGCTACATGCTGGTTAGGCTGCAGCCTGGCCGCTTCGGGATGATATTGGGCGAAGGGGCAGTTTTTATTGCCGTTTTCCTGGTTGGTGCATACAATTTACATAAGTCGATAAATAAAGAGCGCCGTTTGCAAGAGCAGAAGAAAAATTTTCTGCTTTCGGTAACGCATGAGCTTAAATCCCCTTTGGCTTCCATTAAGCTTTACATGGAGACCATACAAAAGCGTAAGCTTAACCATGAGCAGATCATGGATTTTACAGGCAAGTGCCTTGTAGATGTTGACAGGCTGAACGATATGGTGGAAAATATGCTGCTTGCCGCTAAGATTGAAAACAGCTCTTATACTTTTCCTAAAGAGAAATTTAATATATCAGTATTGGTTGATAGCGTGGTTAACCGCCTGCAAATAAACAAATGCGATTTTACGCAGCAGTTAATTAATGCAGAGATTGAACCTAAGCTTGAAATTACAGGCGATAAGTTTGCACTTTCATCTGTAGTAACCAACCTGATAGAGAACGCTATCAAATACTCGCAGCCATGCTCTGAGGTAAACGTAAGGCTATTCAAAAAGGATGGCCAGGTGTACCTTATGGTGGCAGATCATGGTATTGGTATAGCAGATGAAGAAAAAACACGTATTTTCGATAGGTTTTACCGTGTGGGCAGCGAGGATACCCGTAACACCAAGGGTACAGGTTTAGGGTTATACATTGTAAAACAAGTGCTGGATAAACATCAGGCGACAATAAACGTTAAGGATAATCAGCCTGCTGGCAGCGTATTCGAAGTTGTTTTTGGATAA
- a CDS encoding response regulator transcription factor, which translates to MSKKRILLAEDEEHLLEAIKLNLELEGYKVSTANNGKKALQIFKEERFNLIILDVMMPEVDGFVVAETIRLENSEVPIMFLTAKNTNEDKIIGLKKGADDYLTKPFNLEELILRVNNLVKRGLKGEDLKEFNSYKIGDKTIHFNSFEVINEDGSITALTKKETMLLKLLIERRNEAVSREQILETVWNYDVYPSTRTIDNFILTFRKYFEPDPKNPVYFHSIRGVGYKFTDHH; encoded by the coding sequence ATGTCTAAGAAAAGAATTCTATTGGCCGAAGACGAAGAGCATTTGCTCGAGGCCATAAAACTTAACCTTGAGCTTGAAGGCTACAAGGTATCTACTGCTAATAACGGTAAAAAAGCCCTACAGATATTTAAAGAAGAGCGTTTTAACCTGATCATCCTTGATGTGATGATGCCCGAGGTTGACGGTTTTGTGGTTGCAGAAACCATCAGGCTCGAAAATTCAGAAGTGCCTATCATGTTCCTTACAGCTAAAAATACTAATGAGGATAAAATCATAGGCTTAAAGAAGGGTGCTGATGATTATCTCACTAAGCCTTTCAACCTGGAAGAGCTGATACTGCGTGTGAATAACCTGGTAAAACGCGGCTTAAAAGGTGAAGACTTAAAAGAGTTTAACAGCTATAAAATCGGCGATAAAACCATTCATTTCAACTCATTTGAAGTAATTAATGAAGATGGTTCTATCACAGCGCTTACTAAAAAGGAAACCATGCTGCTTAAATTGCTGATAGAACGCCGTAACGAGGCTGTATCACGTGAGCAGATATTGGAAACGGTTTGGAATTACGATGTGTACCCTTCAACCCGTACCATTGATAACTTCATCCTTACTTTCCGTAAATATTTTGAACCAGACCCTAAAAATCCGGTGTATTTCCATTCGATCAGAGGGGTAGGCTATAAATTTACAGACCATCATTAA
- the hemE gene encoding uroporphyrinogen decarboxylase gives MKDSLFIRAAFSQQIERPPVWMMRQAGRFMPEYWEIKNKYSFLEMCKTPEIAADVTMLPVDLLGIDAAILFSDILVTGEAMGGDLSFTQGVGPRFSNPVRTKEDIDRLDTEVIHKLQYVADAIKVIQQRLNGSIPLIGFAGAPFTVMSYLIEGGSSRDFKLTKLFMHNQPELAHQLLAKIAKVTAGYLNLQIEAGVNAIQIFDSWAQALAWDDYKEFSHHYITEIISNLNRKDIPVISFCKGSSVFAPLMAEAKPDVISIDWNVDLKDIKHRLPQGVAVQGNLDPHILYADKSVIKDRIHRLFERMRGEEGFIFNLGHGIMPDIPFDNVKYAVEVIKEFRY, from the coding sequence ATGAAAGATTCATTATTTATCAGAGCCGCATTTTCACAGCAAATAGAGCGTCCGCCGGTATGGATGATGCGCCAGGCCGGCCGTTTTATGCCTGAGTATTGGGAGATCAAAAACAAATACTCGTTTCTGGAAATGTGTAAAACGCCCGAAATTGCTGCCGATGTAACCATGTTACCGGTTGACCTTTTGGGTATTGATGCGGCTATCCTGTTTTCAGATATCTTAGTGACCGGTGAAGCAATGGGCGGCGACCTTAGCTTTACACAAGGCGTTGGCCCGCGTTTTTCAAACCCGGTACGCACCAAAGAAGATATTGACCGTTTAGATACTGAAGTTATCCATAAACTTCAATATGTAGCCGATGCTATTAAAGTAATTCAGCAGCGCCTTAACGGCAGCATTCCACTTATTGGTTTTGCTGGTGCGCCTTTCACTGTAATGAGCTATCTGATAGAAGGCGGCTCGTCCCGTGATTTTAAGTTGACAAAGCTATTTATGCATAATCAGCCCGAACTGGCTCACCAGTTACTGGCTAAAATTGCTAAAGTAACCGCAGGATACCTCAATCTGCAGATTGAGGCGGGCGTTAATGCTATTCAGATTTTTGATAGCTGGGCACAGGCTTTGGCTTGGGACGATTATAAAGAGTTTTCGCACCATTACATTACCGAGATTATCAGTAACCTTAACCGTAAGGATATACCAGTTATCTCTTTTTGCAAAGGAAGCTCGGTGTTTGCGCCATTAATGGCAGAAGCAAAACCAGATGTAATTTCTATCGACTGGAATGTTGACCTGAAAGATATTAAACATCGTTTGCCGCAAGGGGTAGCCGTACAGGGTAACCTTGATCCGCATATCTTATATGCAGATAAAAGCGTAATTAAAGACCGTATTCACCGCCTGTTTGAACGTATGCGCGGCGAAGAGGGCTTTATCTTTAACCTTGGTCACGGTATTATGCCTGATATTCCGTTTGATAACGTGAAGTATGCAGTAGAGGTGATTAAGGAGTTTAGATATTAA
- the hemJ gene encoding protoporphyrinogen oxidase HemJ, with protein MYLYIKAIHIIFVVSWMAGLFYIVRLFVYHTEAQARPEAERKVLSDQFEIMERKLMNIITTPAMILTLIAGIWMVCINPALLSQSWLMVKLCFVVGLIAYHFICINKMKQMRNGVYNWSSTQLRIWNEVATIFLFAIAFLAVLKNALSWIWGVLGLILFSMIIMSAVKIYKYYRNK; from the coding sequence ATGTACTTATACATTAAAGCAATACACATTATTTTTGTAGTCAGCTGGATGGCGGGGCTATTTTATATTGTGCGCTTATTTGTATACCATACAGAAGCACAGGCGCGCCCTGAGGCCGAACGTAAAGTACTTTCAGACCAGTTCGAGATCATGGAGCGCAAGCTGATGAACATCATCACAACGCCTGCCATGATCTTAACTTTAATTGCAGGGATATGGATGGTTTGCATCAATCCGGCTCTATTAAGCCAAAGCTGGCTTATGGTAAAGCTTTGCTTTGTTGTTGGCCTTATTGCTTATCATTTCATCTGCATCAATAAAATGAAACAAATGCGTAACGGTGTCTATAACTGGTCGTCTACCCAATTACGCATCTGGAACGAAGTGGCCACTATTTTTCTTTTCGCTATTGCCTTCCTGGCAGTATTAAAAAATGCCCTCAGTTGGATATGGGGCGTTTTAGGGTTGATCTTGTTCTCCATGATCATCATGTCGGCAGTAAAAATCTATAAATACTACCGTAATAAGTAA